The DNA sequence TTCCAATTTTAGTAACATCTCAATGGCTCTCAAAGAAAGAGTCAATCATCTCTGTGTAGTATGGCCTGAGAAACTCTAATATTATCTCCCATAAACAAATATGACCAGGATTTCTCTAATCAGCATTCCTTCACTTACTgagtattatttataaaatacaaagatatttaagtcaaatagtaaaattttaatacatttttactgATATGAGTCCCATAATCATAAAACTTAACCAATCTTTCAATTACTCTTGCAGCTCACTATACCTATGGTTAACAAGTACAGGCATATTAAACTTAGCCATATTCACTCACACCAGCTGTCCTACCTAAGACCAATTTCCAAAAATGGTACatcatattcatatattcacctggaagtatataaaaatatttaggcaGATCGATTTAGAGGCCAAGGCATAGAAACTTCCTAACACTGCATGCAGCTGCctacaaggaagaaaaaagaaaagtgttgttttttaaatactaaacattggtatgtatacacaaagtAGCATAAAAGACTATTTATCCTAGAGTGACAGAGgtcttttttattatcattataaaacaCCATGAGTAATcacaagtgaaaataaatattaatgggtGCCCTATTAGGCAATATATTGAGACATGGTCTCTTAAAATATCTtgatttagtattttattatatttctctgttataaataataaaaaagttatgaAGTATTTATATAGTGTTCAAATAATTCCACATATGCAGAAAAGTAGTACAATGATGCAGGTAAAGTGAGTATATTCTTAGTACCTAATATAGGGTTTTTAGTGAAGTAAAATTTGCCTccaattcatattttttcctcctagctattattgtgacttttaaaaatacattgtttgTTCAAAACTGAGTCTTGCAAGTTTTCAGGTCAGTTTTGCTGCTCAAGCAACACTTTAATTGTTTATTAccttataaaatgaataataaaaaaattggtgcttccaggaaaaaaaagcattcaacattAAACAGCAATAACCTCTGTCATCTCAGTGACTTCTACACCAATGAACGGGTCCAAAGAAGAACACACACTCTCTGTTacccacttcatcctcatgggCTTTCCCTCCAGCCCAGAAATGCAGCTCCTCTACTTTGGGCTCTTCTCCATGACCTACACTCTGACCCTGATGGGAAACGCAGCCATCGCCTGTGCTGTGAGGGGAGACCGGCGCCTTCACACCCCCATGTACATCTTTCTGGGCAATTTCTCTCTCCTGGAAATATGCTATGTCACCTCCACCGTCCCCAACATGTTGGCCAACTTCCTCTCCACAAGCAAGTCCATCTCTTTTGTGAGCTGTTTTGCACAattctacttcttcttctcctttggtTATGATGAAGGCTTCTTCCTTTGCATCATGGCCTTTGACAGGTACCTTGCCATCTGCCGTCCTCTGCATTACCCACACATCATGACCAGACAGCTGTGCACTGGCCTCGTCATCTTTGGATGGTCATGTGGGTTCATCCTCTTTCtaactccatttatttttatttcacggTTACCCTATTGTGGTCCAAATATCATCAACCATTTTGTGTGTGATCCTGTTCCACTGATGATGCTGTCCTGTTCTGAAGACTCCACCACCCAGTTCATTTACTCTGCCTTCAATTCTTTTTTCATGATTGGCACTTTGCTGTTTATTCTTTGCTCTTATGCTCTGGTGATTCTAGCTGTAGTGAGGATGCCCTCAGCAGCAAGCAAACGCAAGGCTTTCTTGACTTGTGCTTCTCATTTGGCAGTTGTCACCCTTTTTTATGGTTCTATTTTGATGATGTATGTTGGCCCTGAATCAGGACACACggtaaaaatgcaaaaaattattACCTTATTTTATTCTGTGATAACACCCCTATGTAATCCTCTAATATatagcctgaggaacaaggagaTGAAAGATGCTCTGAGGAAAATCTTCAGAACTGAACAGGgtgttcataaaatataaataaaaatagagacaaaCTATATCTTTCTAATGTAACTTACCTCAGCAAGACAAGGGTGATATGTATCTACAATGTAATCATAGTTTAAGGATTGCTAGAATGAGGTTCCATTATCATCTTAAACAGCACTCACCATGAGAACCTGGATTGAAAATATTGTCCAGACTTAAAAGGcaggatttattatttttagcattacatattttggggttttttttgtttttgttgttttgtttgtttgtttgtttgttttccatcctagagattgaacttggggccttaTACGTGGTAGGTGAGTATTATATCACTAAGCTACACACCCAGCTCCAAATGTTTAATGGCTAGTAAATGTAGGTATTTTTATTAGGTCtctttcctaaaaaaaattttgcatGTTTATTCTTTCAGATAAActataatttggtttatttccaCTTCAAAAaagctttctttgtatttttattgaaatttgatTGTTTAAGATTTATTCATGAATTTAGgaagaaataatatcataaataatGTTCACTTTTCCTAATCAAGAAtattatctaaattatttttgatttatttatgtgttattttatgtattttagtaaagtttcatagtttaaaaaaatttttttaaggcgGGATTTATGTGAGTTGTGCAGGAAGGAGTGGTTTATATTATACTTTTCacaagaaatataaatcaaatagcTGAACAATTACCTAAAAATTACAGTAAGAGGAAGAAactataaataatttagaaactCAATGAAAATGACTTCAATGTTGAGTTTAAAGTATTCATGATGTTAACACTCATTTTCATCTGCGGGTCTTAAGGAAAATTCATGCAATTTCCATTATTCTCAATTATATGAAAGGAGCAATAAAAGTAACTCAATAAATTATTGTGTAATTACAAgggtatttttatatttgtaattttgtttaaGTTAGTTATTGACCAAACTTTATACATTCAACTTAAATTTGTCCTGATATTAAGTTTCCTGCCATATGATGGAATTGCAAATTATTTGATACATTAAGAAGCACTTCCTTGAGACACAGACACGCTTTTGCTGTACCACAGCTTTTCTTCAGTTCATACCTCTGGCTTCAAGGTGGGAAGTGGAGCAGGTTTCACACAGCCTTCTGACTGGAAAAGAAAGGACCCCAGGCTTGATTCCCAGGAGGATTATCTGAATATGCCAATAGACAAAAGATTCATTGCACTAGTCAGAGTGATTTATTCTGTCAATTGTTGCTGCTACATAACAGGGACAGGAAGAAACAGGAATGGAATGTAGAGGATGCATTGGTGCTTCTTTTGGTACTTTCATGTTTAGCAATATCATTGGACAAGAAAGTAAAACATATATAGCCTGACAAGGCAGAGCAACTAAGCTCTCAGAATCCTCAGAGATCAATGTCTGGGAGACCCCAGAGTCAAATGACTTACATAATCCAAATTGTTCTTCAAAGATGAAGAGCTACAATAGTGGTGGAGGAGAGAGATAATGAATATCTTTGATAATTAGATCAGTTTTGGAGTTGAGTTTGAGGTACCTCCAAAATatccaagtaaaaatattttctaccagtCAGATAAAAACACTGTATAGACAGacatagtggcacacgcctgtaatcccagcagcttgggaagctaagaaaggaagattgcaagttcaaagccaacttcaggaacagcgagatgctaagcaactcagtgagaccctgtctctaataaaatacaaaattgggctggggatgtagctcagtggttaagtgcccctgagtttaatccgaggtacaaaaaacaaaacaaaacaaaacaaaaaaacaccatatAGCAGTTCTCAGTTCTCTTTTGAAAATTCTAAGGATTTAACTTGTAATTTGATGTAATTTTGACAAATGAGTGGTGACcaaaattttcaagaataaaatgggAGCATAGCATTAAAAGATTTGAGGGCCTAGAATCTAGTCTCACAGAACTTTAATGTTTAATGGCCAAAGGGAGGGTGGGGTCTACAACCTATAACTATAGCAGAAATGTGGAAGTTTATGCTATGTTTTTGTGTATCAATTTTTTGTGTTACATTTTTTTgtgttacaatttttttaaaagttagaatgtgataaatatttagaatggaatattattcaacatttaaCCTTAATAAAACTGGGTGGCAAAGGAGTGGAATAAGTTGCACCCCTGACATTcctacacacactcacataaacctctttcattatttttctccacCTAAATCTATTACCCTCTAGCTATATAGTTTACTTAATTTCAGTGAAGTAAAGCAAATGTTAATTAAGCAAATCTGGGacttttatctgttttgttcattgctTTATCCATGATCATTCAGAAAATTGCCTGAAACAGAGACAATGAATTATTATTGTTAACAAATAAGTTCTtatattaaaatgtgaatataaataatataaacatgcatagtcaattttacatttaaatacaaaaatgagtTTAACTATAAATGTAAGTTAGATAGAAGAGAAAACCTCCAATGTTAAGTGGTTACATCATCATTTTCTTGCTGaggttttctcatttttctcttgtgaACATATAATTCCATTTGTATAATATAAGcaggaaatatttgttaaaataataatcttcCAAGATATCCCAAAAAAGGAAAGCCTTCACAAATCATTGCTCTAAAACTACACGTAGACAAGGCAAAAGAGAGGTAGATGGCATGGAGAGTACCATGAGCCAACTATGAGTCTCAAGACTTTTTCAGCATAAAAACCCACAAAGATAATTGTCCTATGTACAAAGTTTAGGCATTTATTATGATGTTATCAAAATGTTATTACTGcaccaggtgaggtggcacacacctgtaatcccagtagctcgggagacTGGGGCAGTAGGATTTGGATTTCAAAGTCAGTCTCTgcaacagtgagacactaagcaactcagtgagaccctgtctctaaataaaatacaaaatagggctggggatacagctcagtggtctagtgcccctgagttcaatcccagttatccccccccaaaaaaaatatatattatcactGCTCCATATGTGGAGGATTCAACACTGGGAATTGAAAAATCCAGAGTGGCAGAGTGGTAAAAATCAAATCCAACTACAAATGATGGCACATGTCTCCTTCCAGCTCAGTATTAAATGAAAAAGAGCTCTGTGagtctcttttcctcctcccaaatgacaaaaggaaacagaaaacactCAGAGCCCCACACCCTGCTCAGAGGACACAGAAATTACAGTTGAGACATCCCAAACATACTGCTCACAAAGGTGCCTGGCCCTCTGACAGCCTGGATGCTTCCAAACCTGTTCTCAGCAGAAAAATGACCTGGCACCCACTGCGGGTAGACCACTTTATTCCAATTACTATCAAATGCCAGTTTCTGCCCCACAGTCACATCCAGAAACCCAAGTAGGACATAGTGTCCACCAAGGGCCCTTAGCTCTGCTAGTAAGTGACTTCCTGGTCCGAATTGTTcaattgtttctttgattttttgctACTCCACTGGAACATTTGGCTTTACTGGGCATGAATGAGCTAGGATGACCCTGGCACATTCAGGCCACCTATCTCAAGCTCTCCCTGTTTCACTGACTCAGGCCAAAGACAATGTGATGAGGCAGAAGCCAAAGAGCTTGCTGCAAATGCCTCAGAGCCAGGGTTGTAATGCTAACAACTGAGAgatcacagagaagaaaaagataagcCTATGGGAAACCTGAAGAATTATTGTAAAAACGTACACTGTTTAAACTTGCAGTGGAGAAATGTATGGGAATGTTCTGGAGAATGATACTTTTTCAGAAAGTTTGACTCTGCAACATTTTCTTGGAGAGATTTGGTGTTATGGGAGAATTTTCCTGAGTTACATCTCATCTTGGACTAAAAGGGCATGGACTGGTATTGGGGTACACAGATTATCATCATACTGAGAACTTCATATGAAAGAAgctattcagccattaaaatgGCGGTTTCTACAACAGATCACTGAGTAGTTAAATGGTTTTAAGGTGTAGTCTGAAACCCCAACTGCTGTAAGATGTCTTTCAAAGTATAAATTTGCAGTATCTTTGAGTTTGCATTGAAAGGATAATAGGTTGGAGTGGGTGACAGAAGCAACCTAGTGATCTAGGTGATGTGATTCTGGATAATTACCCTAAATTTCTCCCAGCCAACAGTGTGTAGCAAAGGCAGAGTAGGCACTTAAAGACCCAGGACTTCCATCAGTTTGCTCAAGAAATTATGAGGATCATTCTTCCACCTTCTGGCGTGGAATCTATGTGCATAAAACTTGAAGAGCAGAAGGTTCTAAAGAGAACCACAGATGTCTC is a window from the Urocitellus parryii isolate mUroPar1 chromosome 6, mUroPar1.hap1, whole genome shotgun sequence genome containing:
- the LOC113199163 gene encoding olfactory receptor 11G2-like — protein: MNGSKEEHTLSVTHFILMGFPSSPEMQLLYFGLFSMTYTLTLMGNAAIACAVRGDRRLHTPMYIFLGNFSLLEICYVTSTVPNMLANFLSTSKSISFVSCFAQFYFFFSFGYDEGFFLCIMAFDRYLAICRPLHYPHIMTRQLCTGLVIFGWSCGFILFLTPFIFISRLPYCGPNIINHFVCDPVPLMMLSCSEDSTTQFIYSAFNSFFMIGTLLFILCSYALVILAVVRMPSAASKRKAFLTCASHLAVVTLFYGSILMMYVGPESGHTVKMQKIITLFYSVITPLCNPLIYSLRNKEMKDALRKIFRTEQGVHKI